The window GCCATGCCTCCCCTTTTCCTCTTCCTCTAGAAAAACATATGCTCCCTTTGATTTAATCCATTGTGATATGTGGACATCCCCTATTGTAAGCTTTTCTGATTTTCAATACTATTTAGTTATATTGGATGACTACACTCACTACTCCTGGACCTTCCCCTTGCGCCAAAAGTCTGAGACTTCCACTGTCTTACAACGCTTTTTTACTTTTGTTCACACCCAATTCCAGGTGATCATCAAAAGCATGCAATGTGATAATGGTGGCGAGTTCATTAACTCTTCCCTTCGCTCCTTCTTTTCTTCCAATGGCATTGCTTATCGGTTTTCATGTCCCCACACATCCCCTCAGAATGGCAAGGCGGAACGACTCATTCGCACACTAATGACATAGTGCGCACTCTCCTCATCCAAGCCAAGTTAACACCTCCATTTTGAGTTGAAGCTCTCCATACCGCCACGTACCTCCTCAACAGGTGTCCCTCACATGCCATCACGCCTCACACACCATACTTTCTTCTCCACGGTGTTCAACCCGACTACACTCACCTTCAGGTGTTTGGTTGTCTTTGCTATCCAAATCTCTACGCCACCATGGATCACAAGCTCTCCCCTCGCTCATCTCCTTGTGTTTTCCTCAGCTATCCCCTCGAACACAAAGTATATAGGTGCTACGATCCTTCCACACGTCGCATTATCGTTTCCCAACACGTTGTTTTCGACGAAACAATTTTTCCTTATCAGCCACCCACCCCGGGCCACACCACTCCCACGTCCACAATAGATCCCCATGCAGCCTTCCTCCCCCGACCGGATCTCTCGGATCCCACACCGTCGCCTACCTCGTACGGGCCCCACCCATCCTCACCAGATTCGCCGCATCCACCCACCTCTCCAACCTCCTCCCCATCTCGCGCGGATGCGTGCCGCTCCCCAGCTGGCTCGTCCGCCTCGCCCGCCACCCCCTCCTCGATCCACACCCCGGCCCCATCTGTCCCCACTACCAGGCAACCACCTCGTGGCCCACTACCACACCTACCTCGGATGCATCATCCTCGGATCCCCCTCCCGTTCGCTCTGCCCGCGATGCATCCTCCTCGAATCCCACGCCCGATCACCCTGCCAGCGACCCAGCAAGCCCCACCGAATCCTCCTCGCCTTCCGCACCCTCCACTCCGCCCGCGCCACCTCTTCCACGCCATGCAATCCCAGTACAGCCACCCCAAAATGCACAAAAAATGTCAACATGTGCCAAAACTGGTTATCTCATGCCCAAATGTTTATTCCTCGCGGACGCCAACTCTCATACTATATCTCCCATTCCACCCACCTACAAATCTACTCTCAAAGACCCTCATTGGCTCAAGGCTATGTTAGATGAATATCATGCTTAAATGGATAACTTCACGTGGTCTTTGGTGCCTAAGCCTGCAGGTGTCAACATTGTCACGGGCAAGTGGATATTTCGTCACAAGTTCAACATGGATGGCTCCCTGGCACGCTATAAAGCTCGCTGGGTTGTGCGGGGGGTCACTCAACAAGCCCGGGTGATTATGATGAAACATTCAGTCCCGTTGTGAAGCCGGCTACTATTCGTGTGGTGCTTGGCATTGCTACCTCTCAGTCATGGCCGATTCACCAGCTTGACGTCAAGAATGCATTTCTTCATGGAGATCTCAATGAGACAGTGTATTGCTCCCAGCCGGCTGGTTTTGTCAATCCCTCCCGGTCGGATCATGTCTGCCTTCTTCGCAAGTCTTTATATGGCATCAAGCAAGCCCCCAAGACTTGGTTTCTCCGGTTTCAGGCATTCCTCTTGTCACTGGGATTTTGGGCATCCAAGAGTGATTCCTCTTTGTTCATTCTACGCCACGGTCCCTCCATCGCCTACTTATtggtttatgtggatgatatcattgtcacggcaagctccaccaccaccctCAACTCCATCATCCACTCGCTCAAGTCCGAGTTCTCTATGACTGATCTCGGCCCCCTTCATCATTTCTTGGGCATCAATGTCACCACAAACTCCTCCGGTATATTTCTTTGCCAACAGCAATACACACTTGAGGTTCTCAAGTGCCAAGGTGCTTAATTGTAAGCCGGTCTCCACTCCCATTGACACCAGCTCCAAGTCCTCCTCTAAGGATGGCCAACTCCTCTCCAATCCCACCCACTATCGCAGCTTGGTCGGCGCTCTTCAATATCTCACCCTCACTCGGCCCGACATTGCCTATGTCGTTCAACAGGTTTGCTTGTTCATGCATGCTCCTCGGGACACTCACATGCAGCTTGTTAAACGGATTCTCCAGTACTTGCAAGGCACCTCACACTATGGACTTCAGCTCTACAAGTCCACCTCTATGGATCTCATTGCATATACCAATGCAGATTGGGACGGGTGCCTGGATACACGCAGATCTACTTCGGGCTTTTGTGTATTTCTTGGCTCCAACCTTGTTTCTTGGTCATCAAAGAGGCAGCCAACCATTTCACGTCCAAGTGCAGAAGCTGAATACCGCGGCATAGCCAACTGTGTGGCCGAATCATGTTGGCTGAGACAACTTCTGTTCGAGCTGAAGCTTCCCCCCCACATGGGCCACCATTGTGTACTGTGACAACGTCAGCGCCTCGTATCTTGCGTGCAATCCAGTACAACATCAGCGCACTAAGCACATTGAGATAGACCTCCACTTCGTCCAGGACAAGGTGGCTCTTGGCGAGGTCCGCGTCTTCCATGTTCCTTCCAGCTCTCAGTTTGCCGATGTTTTCACCAAGGGCTTGCCGTCTCCAGTGTTCAACGATTTCCGATCTAGCTTGAACATCCTACCGAACGGTGTTCCGGCNNNNNNNNNNNNNNNNNNNNNNNNNNNNNNNNNNNNNNNNNNNNNNNNNNNNNNNNNNNNNNNNNNNNNNNNNNNNNNNNNNNNNNNNNNNNNNNNNNNNNNNNNNNNNNNNNNNNNNNNNNNNNNNNNNNNNNNNNNNNNNNNNNNNNNNNNNNNNNNNNNNNNNNNNNNNNNNNNNNNNNNNNNNNNNNNNNNNNNNNNNNNNNNNNNNNNNGGGTTTATAGGATCAGGACCACGTCTGTCCTGCGTGCCCAAGTGTAGGACGTGCGGTTCCTTCTCCTCACCCTTCTACATATTCTTGTAATCTGTACAACAGTTATCAATCAAAGAAATCACTTTTCAACTCTTTTTTCGCCCAAAAAAAAAAGATCTTGCCTCCTGGGAGCTGAACTGGAAATTATATCCTTAGTGCATTGATCTTACCATTTTTTGATTCACATGCGCTCATCGTTTAGGATTTCTGATTGTAGTGACTGAGAAACATATTTGTAAATTTTGTATTTGTTCGACATGAAaacacctttcttttgtgtgttcaGATATGCAAGGGTCGCAACTGTCGAAAAGACTTGTGTGGTTGGAAAAGGAATCAATCCATCATAGTGTCGCTAAGAGGGCACAAGCTGCTGCTATGGTTCCTGAAACGACATCATTCTCTGCAATCCCGTTCATGGGAATCTGCTCAGGATGTGCAAGTACTCTTGGACAAACTTTGCTGAGTTTGACAGGAAGAATCTCTGTATGGTGTTTAGAGAGATTAGAATACTTTGTCACTTTGTGATGTTTTTTGCAGAAATGGTGAATCAGGAAAAAAAATCTCAATACTTGCATTTTTGTCCGCCTTTTCAGTTTCATGTGTTGCCTGCAATTGGATCaggaaaaaaaaagaaatgccACTCTTTCAGCTTTTTTGTTGCCTGCAATTTCTATCTGATGATTAGTCTTCATTTTTAACTATGCACCAAAATTCCATTTCACTGCCCCTTAATTCTCAAGCTACCATAGAGGTCTATTGGTCTTGTTATCTACAAGGAGAAATGATGTTTTTAAAAATTCCATGTTCCTCACCCAAAAGGGTGTTGGTTACTACTCGCCCAAATTGGTATTACTTATCAGTTTACTTATTTGACAGACTATGAATATACGTTATGATCCATTCTTTCTTCATTTTAGGTAAGATCATTTCAAAGGAATCTTTGAATCAGAGGGTCGCAAATCTGATGCACTGATTGCTGTCAAATGGGCTGGGGTAATTCTTTCCTGCAGATATGCTATGGATAAACATGTAACAGTCCATTGTTTTACTGATTATGTTGTCCTCGTTGCTTCACATCTCAGAATTGATGCGCTTTTGAGGTGCTCTTTCCTGTGGGGGTACAGTATACAATGGCCCGTATTGGCCATCTTTGGAGATGAAGGATAATTAGTGCAGCTCAGCAGCTCAAAGTCGTCCTCGACGCTACCGGCCAAAGATTGATGCGCTTTTGAGGTGCTCTTCCATTCCATGGTGTGTTGCATCAAAGGAGAAGAGGTTCAGTCCTCAGTCGAAACCAATAGCTACTTAGCTAGCAGCAATCAACACATCTGCATGCAGACGCAGTGTACCACCTGAGCAGAATTAGGGGCCCGTTACAGATCAGAATCAGTTCCCAGGGGTGTTGCTGCCTGTCAGGATCTCTGAACTTCAGTTCCTGCACGTGTCGATTTCTTCAACTGACAGGATATTGTTTGGCCTTGTTGTAATCAAGCTCAGCCGTCAATCTTGCATCCAACCGTCTACACTGCTTGGTACAGATGATGTATTTGACGTCGATTTCAGAGCGAGCGCTCCTCACTAGCTCATGGGCCGCTGTAACGCTGTTTGAATTCCGACAAAGTGCACTGTTTAATTTATGCTTTTTTCGCTTGTCTTTTAATCTGTAATGGCTATAAGGCCATGGATTCGGGGCAGGTAGCTCCATCTCTCCCTTATGTGCCCCTGTAAGTGGCTTAGAACACTAgaaattactccctctgtaaactaatataagagcatttagatcactattttaataatctaaacactcttatattagtttacggagggagtactatgtgttAAAGAAATTGTACTTTCTAGTCGAAAACATCATTTCCAGTTCGTACCCTTTTTATTGTGAATTACTACCTTTGTTTTATAATATAAGATCTTTTTACAGTCAAATTAAattacaaaaacgtcttatattatgagacggagggagtagttcgtaCTAGTTCAGAGGAACTCTGAGCCTCTCAATGGCCGACCAAACCATCGAGGCGTTCAGCGTGTGCACTTGTGTTTTCTAAGCTTTGTGCTATAGTCTTGCAACTTGTTATTTATTACCGAAATACAGAGTACATATATACATCCTTTGTGCATTTCATATTCCAGATGTGATGTTCCAAATATATGGATGTTGAATGTTTTCAAAATTTGaaaccctagatatgaattgctgcCAAAACACTAGATTTGTTGAAATGTTTGGTCGCCTGAAATACCATTGACATCTATTTCCtctgtccgaaaaagcttgtccctcatcCACCTAGTACTAAGTTAGTGCTAGATGCATCCATTTGAAGAATATAAGCTTAACACGAGCTTATTTGGACGGATGGAGTATCTCCCACTGATAGGCAGTTTCCAGTCACCCGTTGTACAGCCCGCCCGGACGGACGGCCCAAAGGAACCAGTGACGGGGGCCGTTTACAGCCCATCACTTGTGTGGTTTAGGCACTACACTACCGGGTTACAcacaactttaggcacaaaaatttgcAGCTTTCCCAGGTTGCACATTTTCTACAACTATGTTAAGCAAACTTTCACACAACAGTAGATTTAGCATGTTAGATAGCCGATACATTTTGTTTCGTTTGTTTGTTTTGTCAAGCGTTTTGTTTCATTTGTTTGTTTTGTCAAGCGTTTGAAAAATAGGAGAATATATTAGCCCGGCACCTGAAATAAAAGTTCCGCATTGGTCATTTTTCATCAGGACCGTCACATCTTCATCCAACGGCCCAAAACAGATCAACACAGTTCATCTTCTTCCCCTCTTTCTTCCACGCATGCCCCCAGCCTACCCCACGCACTGCGTGCCCTCAGCCATCCCTCTAAACCCCCCAAATCCACAGGAACCCTGGCAACGCCCCACCCCCACCCCTTCCCCCAGTGAAGTTTCTTCCTCGCCTCCACCGGGGACACCGCAGCTCACTGCCGCTCGCAGTTGTCCCCGGCTCCGGCAAGGTCCTGGCTTGGCCTCGGCCACGGCGTGGTGGACACTCGTCCCCGCCTTTGGCCTCGTGCAAAGCAGAAATTTACCGACGTGAGAAAAAAATAATTCAGGCACATGAGATTTAGCAAAACCGCTGAAAAATAGCAAAATGTGAAACAATAAAACGTCCAACCAGTGAAGCCTACTTGGTCCTGCCCCAGGACTGCTCTACCAgctggaaaagaaaaggaaaagaggaAAAGCACCATCGCCCCCTCCCTCCTCCCACCCATCTCAAACAAAACAAGCAAAGAAAACGTAGGCCCCGGCGGCAGGCTCCTCGGCCCACGCCTCTCCTCCCTCCCAAAACCNNNNNNNNNNNNNNNNNNNNNNNNNNNNNNNNNNNNNNNNNNNNNNNNNNNNNNNNNNNNNNNNNNNNNNNNNNNNNNNNNNNNNNNNNNNNNNNNNNNNNNNNNNNNNNNNNNNNNNNNNNNNNNNNNNNNNNNNNNNNNNNNNNNNNNNNNNNNNNNNNNNNNNNNNNNNNNNNNNNNNNNNNNNNNNNNNNNNNNNNNNNNNNNNNNNNNNNNNNNNNNNNNNNNNNNNNNNNNNNNNNNNNNNNNNNNNNNNNNNNNNNNNNNNNNNNNNNNNNNNCCCAAGAACCTGGAATCGAGGATACCAGAGGTGggtttcttcctttctttctttcttcttccttttttttttgAATCAGCTGGTAGATTTTTGAGTTCTTGATTCGTTCGCCCCGTGTAAAAGTGGCTGACTTCCGTCGAGAATCcgggggaaccctagccgcctTCTTGGATCAAGTTTGAATTCTTAGGCCCTCACGAATGATTCGGCTCTCCACCCCTCCCAAACCGTTCCATTTGGCGTTCTTGATTTTTCCCACGCGGCAAGTTAATTAGTCTCCCCTCAAGAATCCGAACATTTTTTTCAGTTCTCAGCGGAACAGAGGAACCAGGGTTTCTGGCAATCTTTTCCGCCCATTCCGCAAGATAAGGTCGAATTGAGTTTCAGGACGGAAAGGAAAGGGTTTTTCCCAAGTCCCAACTTCTGTTTCCGCCGCCATAAAAGAACCCCCTTTTACAAGCCGCCATCTGATTTCTTGTTGCTATCAACTTTTTCTGTCAATCCTTGGTACTAAACCACTGCTGCTATGTGTCCAGACATGCCGCCGAGGGGGAGGAAGCACTGGTGCAAGCACTGCAAGAGGAGCTTCCCTTCCGGGGCCTCACTCGGAGGCCACATGGCGGTCCACAGGAGCCGGCGCAAGAAACAGCCGAGCGGCGCCCCGAGCATCGCCGGCGAGAGGTACGGCCTCCGGGAGAGGTGCCAGAAGACGTCGTGGCTGCtggattccgcttccagtgacgacGATCGGTGGGCGTTGTTCCCCAAGACTGAATGCCAGTTGTGCTTCAGGTCCTTTGCCTCCCCTGATGCCCTGTCGATGCACATGAGGATGCACAAGCGCCGCAGGAAGATGGCTGTGGAGCACCAGGCATCGGTAGGCGATGGTGACCACAATGTTCCTCTCTCTGCTGCTCcggtgatgaagaggaagaggtcgaGGAGGATGGTTATGGACACTGTTCCTTCCACGGTGATGAAGTCATATGGGATGGAGGAGGTCGATGCCGCACGGATTCTTGTGTCACTTTCAGGAGATAATGGCATGTGCTCAGCTTCTGTTGATTGTGGTGAAGGTGGTGAGATGGAGGTCAACGCGGCATTGGCGTTCGACACGCTCATGACAGAGATGGGGCTGAGTTCTTCTGATCATCATGGAGATGACAGAGTTGGAGATAATGAGTTGATGGAGCCAGAGCCTTCTAGTAGCTCTTATGAGGAAGGGAAGTTTGTCAGCCTTTCAAAGGTGTTGAGGGCAACAGCTACCTATGAGTGCAAGCTTTGTGGACAGGTCTTCGCGTCTGGTCAGGGATTGGGAGGCCACAGAAAGCGTCACAGTTTTGCTGATCATGGTAGAGTTCCAACTGTTCCCAAATCTGAAGCGACTCAGCCTTGTGAAGAGCTGCTTCCACCGGATCGCCGGTTGCTTGCTCTCAGCATACCAGCTCCCAGCATATGGAACTGCAGCAGCACAAGACCAAAGCCTGAACCGAATCCACTGTTGGCCGCAAGCAGCCTTTGGGATGAACGAATGCTGGGCGTTATCTGAAAGTGGTTACAGTTTCTTCATAGATCTTGTAGCTAATCCACATTTTTTGCTAGCAGTCGATAGCCAAAGAGTATGATACCAGGAATGATCTCTGTAGTCTGTACAATCGTTATCGACAACTCTGTCTTTTGGATTTGGCAGTGTTCTTACATGTTGCACTGCCTTTTTAGGTTCCCAAACATTGAAATGTACCCATTAACAAGCAGGGCATTAGTTCTAGATTGGCTATTCCCTATTAGAGAGCAGTGTCGTCCAGGTTGCAGCAATtcaatttcatttttattttttgtccCCTAGACTCTGTACAATCGTTATCGACAACTCTGTCTTTTGGATTTGGCAGTGTTCTTACATGTTGCACTGCCTTTTTAGGTTCCCAAACATTGAAATGTACCCATTAACAAGCAGGGCATTAGTTCTAAATTGGCTATTCCCTATTAGAGAGCAGTGTCGTCCAGGTTGCAGCAATtcaatttcatttttattttttgtccCCTAGACTCTGGCAACTTTTATGATCTCCAAAATTGTTCAGCTCATTGTAATTTCCTACTTTTGCTTTGGCTCGGCCTGATATGGCTTCCAAATTGGTTCACCTGATCGTGTTTCAAAGCAGCTTATCGCTCCGTTTTAGCTTTGATCAGTATGTAGTATCATATGTGGCTGTGAAGATTCAGTGCTTCAGTTTCCTGGTATTCAGAATGTGTTTTGATCTTTCTTGTGTGTTCTCTTCATGTCAGACTGATAGTTTCCACAGGACTGAAACCAAATTGCAGAAATTTCATGCATGCATTGTTGCAGATAAAACCAGTTCATGCAATCAATGATTTGTAGTCTGCTCTTTATACCAGTCAGCACCTTTCTGTTCAAATGATTTGTAGTCTGTTCCTTATATCCAGCAGCGCCTTTCTGATGAACAAATATGGTCAATGGATCATGCAGATAATGCTTTCCGATATCGTATCAGCATTAGAGCAGTCTCATGTTTCAAAGTGGCCTACCTAAGCCCTTGATATATATATTTTTTCTGATGAAGGCTCCTATTTCTTCAACTCTGGAGGTCATTAGGTGTTGTCCAGATGTTGAGAGAGCGAATGTAGTCGATTCAGTTGCTCCAGTAGTTGTGGTTGTGTGCAAAAAGTATGGCTTTGTTTTACGAGTGCTCCAAAGGTTAGGGTTCTGTGAGAGTTGCTTTCCTTTCTTTAAATCCTGAAGAAAATCATAATATGGAAATTAAGGTGAACAGCATAATTTACTTTCTAACAGTGAGTGGCCCTGAGCAACAAAATATCAAGTGCTATCATCTTACAAGTTCTTCCCTGTCGAGGGACTCAGCATAGCGCCTTCGAAAGGGCAGACGAACCTCAAAATCCAAGGAATTTCGAGACTAATTCTTCTCTATTGCGGTCTGGTATGTTTTTCCGGGCTGAGAACTTAAGAGCATACCATACGATATCAGAGAAATCAAAGCAAGCATTCGAGACTGCAGATTGTGCAATGACAGGTTCATGTCAAAAGCAACTTCTTCCAAACATAGGAATCAATACCATAATTTTTTTGACAGTAATGGCAAACAGCCGGTCCGTATATCAACATGTCACGTAAGCCATCAGATTAACAGTTTCACAAACATGGCCTGACAAGGATGAACAATTCCCAAAATACAACCTAACCAACTGGAGAAGGCCTTGATTGTGAACTATAATAATGACATACAAACATGGATGCT is drawn from Triticum dicoccoides isolate Atlit2015 ecotype Zavitan chromosome 4A, WEW_v2.0, whole genome shotgun sequence and contains these coding sequences:
- the LOC119289104 gene encoding zinc finger protein ZAT9-like, with the translated sequence MPPRGRKHWCKHCKRSFPSGASLGGHMAVHRSRRKKQPSGAPSIAGERYGLRERCQKTSWLLDSASSDDDRWALFPKTECQLCFRSFASPDALSMHMRMHKRRRKMAVEHQASVGDGDHNVPLSAAPVMKRKRSRRMVMDTVPSTVMKSYGMEEVDAARILVSLSGDNGMCSASVDCGEGGEMEVNAALAFDTLMTEMGLSSSDHHGDDRVGDNELMEPEPSSSSYEEGKFVSLSKVLRATATYECKLCGQVFASGQGLGGHRKRHSFADHGRVPTVPKSEATQPCEELLPPDRRLLALSIPAPSIWNCSSTRPKPEPNPLLAASSLWDERMLGVI